A region of the Chloroflexaceae bacterium genome:
TGATTGTAGGATCGCTTGATAATGCGCCAGATTGGCGACGTCATGTGCCGTTTGTAGATCCCCAGGACCAGGACGCCCCCCGGCGCCACCAGGCGCGTCGTGTTGCGAATGGCGTCCCACATAGCCCCCGTGTGGTGCAGCGAGCCCCAGGCGTAGACCAGATCGAAACGTCCGAGTTTTTCGAGCGCCTGCTGATCCAGAATCGATATTTGCAGAAAGGTGATGGGCGCCTCCGGGCGCAGCCGGGCGCGGTTCGCTTCCGATGCCGCAATCGAGCGCGGGTTGATGTCAATGCCCACTACCTGCCTGGCGCCAAGACAGTGCGCCGCGATGGTGAAGAGACCGCTGCCGCAACCAATATCAAGGACCGAGGCGCCGTCCAGACGATCCCGCTGCAATAACTCCCGGAGCGACTGCATGGCCGTCGTGAGCCGTTGCTCGTTGATCAGGGCATCCGAGAACGCCTGCCAGTTGGCCCCGAAGTCGAAGCCCGGCACAGATGGCGTGGTGGTTGATGAATGCGAGTAACCCATGGCTCCCTGGTTCTAGGTTGTGGAACTGTGGAGGTGTGGAGATGTGGAGCTGTAGAAATATTGCCCGGTCCCGCACCTCCACACCTCTACATCTCCACACCTCCACACCTCCACACCTCCAGCATCAGCAGCGCCCAGAGCTTCTTGCCGTGGTTGGCGCGCCCGCTCTGGTGCGCGGCGAGGAGGGCCTGCACCGCTTCGGGGCGCAGCCAGGTGCGCAGCGCCTCGCTCCGCAGCCGCTCCTCCGCCCAGTCGCGCAACTCGCCGCGCAGCCACTGGCCCACCGGCACGCCGAAGCCTTGCTTGCCCCGCGCCGCCACCGCCGGGGGCAGTTTGTCGCCAAAGGCCGCCCGCAGCAGCCACTTCCCGCGCCGTCCGCGCACCTTGAAGCGCGCCGGCAGCCGTGCGGTCCATTCCACCCACTCGGCG
Encoded here:
- a CDS encoding class I SAM-dependent methyltransferase is translated as MGYSHSSTTTPSVPGFDFGANWQAFSDALINEQRLTTAMQSLRELLQRDRLDGASVLDIGCGSGLFTIAAHCLGARQVVGIDINPRSIAASEANRARLRPEAPITFLQISILDQQALEKLGRFDLVYAWGSLHHTGAMWDAIRNTTRLVAPGGVLVLGIYKRHMTSPIWRIIKRSYNQAPAWVQRGVIPPFAALIYIAELLVTRRNPLEKQRGMDFWYDVIDWVGGYPYEYATADEVAAFVTPLGFRLLRVVPDATPTGINEFVFERGEDKSVF